The Canis lupus familiaris isolate Mischka breed German Shepherd chromosome 7, alternate assembly UU_Cfam_GSD_1.0, whole genome shotgun sequence nucleotide sequence GTCCCTTTACATAGAACTTGACCACAGGACTCATCACACtatacttctcctttttttattttctctcctcttcactcAACTGAAAAGTGCTTAGGGCTAGttacatagtagatgttcaatgaATGTTTGCTGCATTGAACTGTGACCTCCAGGACCATAGTCTAGGCCCAGATGCCCTGACTACACAAGAGCAAGAAGTAATGCTGAAGGAGGGCACTATCCTCTGTACACAAAGACAGAcctcttccccacctcctttCACCCACAATCCATTCCTTTATTCAACACAAGGCTTCTGTGCTTATTCCACAACGTACTTATACAACAGTTTTTAAACCTGATAATTATTCAGAAACACTTGGGCTGTTTGTTACAAACATGAATTCCAGAGCCcaccctagacctactgaatcagggTCTTCAGGAGCTGGGCTCAGGAATCTGAATGTAACTAACTCTCCGGGTGACTCTTAAGCAGCCAGCCTGGCCAGAAGTCTATCCTTGGGTGAAGGGAGACAGCAGCACAGTGATAACCACagcataaagtaaaaaaattcaatgaaatcatTGGAGGAAAGGCCAAGGGGAGGTCTTTACTGCCAACTTTCAATTGtaagatgccccccccccccatgcattGCCTGAAGTCTGCAGCTAGAGCAGAGGAGTCTTTGAAGGTTCTGAGAGAGCTGAACCTCCCACCTCAGCCCACCCCTATAAGGCAAAAGATTTGGACCATTTGGAGGTCACTGTGGAGTTGCTCTTAGGGATTTTTAACTGGGAACCATCATGATCTTTATCATGAACATTTCTAGAAAGCATTTACTATCCCACAGATGGTATTCTAcagctttacatgtattatttcatctAATACGAACAAAGAGAGACAAGTAGCGTGTCCCACCCCCTGCTGAGGAGCTCCAGGAGGAAAATCAGTCCAAGGGCCAGCCTGGCCAACTCCTACCAACTCTGGAGCAGCTCTTAGCTTTCAGGGATGGATAGACCTCTCTGTGGAAGGACCCATCCCTGTACACTTTCAGGGATCCCAAAGGCTGGGAGGAAGGCTAGGTGGGCCCACAGAGGTCTAGGTGTTCTCCCTAGGCCTTACTTTATGAGTTCAACAATCCTCCAGACACCAACAGATGTCCCCCAAGTGACTCTAATCCAGCCCTGTTGCTGGATGCCAGAGTCTAGAATTACAGCCACAGACCCGCGGACCAGCCATAAGCAGCAAGGTTACCTGTGAAGTTCTCTTCATTTGAATGGAGTGGGGGCCCAGGGTTCTTTGGTGGTGAGATTAGGTTTAGAGgtaagggagggggaaggaaagctCAAGGCTTGAATTAGTCCATTACTATCTGGAGGTAACCCACTATTTCATAGattgttttatagtattttacaccttataaaatacattaaatgtattgagctcttttaatcctcacaacatcaTTACAAGGGAAGCTCATTAGCTTCATTTTGTAGCTGAGGTTTGGTAACTCACCAAGGTTACAAAGGTTGGtccagggctcaaacccaggtcttctgGCTCTGGGGTCATTGTTATCGATCAACACTTTCTACAGGGACAGATTGAAGCCTcctggaagaaagaatgaatgaatgattctcTCCCCAGTCAGATACCACAGGAAGATATAAAGATGAGTAACTTCTGGTTTTAAGGTGACTGAAAATAacttttcccctcctctctttcctcacaTCCACCCCCATAACAACGATCAAACAATCAAGCTTGGTTGGCACCTATTATTGGTTTTATAGGAATAGACTAATTATCTTTCAAATGGTGTCAGCAATACTTGAGATCCAGAAAAATGATGGGGTCTCCCAGAGAGTATCCCCTAAGGCCCAAAGTGTGGCTCCTTTTACAAAACATTCTGTGGAAGCTCTAACTTTTAATTCATACCACCAAGGAGGTATTTGATTGTTTCCTGGAAATGCTAACAATGCGAGGCTCATAAATACTAATGAAACAGTATAGATTAGCAGAGCTCAGCAAGTAACCTGGGGGGCCTAGAAGAGAattcttagattaaaaaatataaagaatacctTCTTAATTGAATTTTCCCCCGACTGGGTTCCCAAACGTTAATGAATACTCTCCTTGGCTATATGAAGAGTAGATTCAAATAAGTACCTTCAGGAATCCAAAAGTGAATTATTGACTTAGCTTtagcttaaaaagaaatctatttattCAAAGGCTATTTTAGGTGTCATGAGATAGAAGAGTTTGAGACAAAGGTTGGGAAGGGTAAAAAGGCCTGGGACACTGAGATAAACACATAATTCAAATGCATGCTTCTATTTCAGCTACTAAGCAAACTACGTTgaaatttgcttattatttttgtcttttacaaCATGATCCCTCAATAATAATAACTTCTGAAATATACAATGCTCCATATCTTTGTCCTTCATCACTGAATCCGAACACCTAACACAGCATGTGCCACACAtgttaggtgctcaataaatgtttgttaaatggaTAAAGAGCTCTCATAAAACATTTCCAGAGCTGTTCTcacccttttatcttttcttgaaGGGCATCCTCCTATTACAAAGTcccaaaataaacacaaaccCTATGGAGGCCCTCTCTACCCTGACTACAACCTACAGTCCACTCTCCCACCCTGAGCCCCAGGCTCACCAGAAGGCACCCTGTTTTCCTGCCATGTTCTTGAAGTTTCTCTGTTTAGAACCTTTGCACATCCTTTTACCCATGTTTCTCTGTCAAGATCCTGCTCATCTTTCAAGGTCCTCTGTAGATGGCTCTACCTTCATGAAAACTGCCTTAATATTCTCCAAGGTCTCaaagccctttctctctctccgtgGCAGAACCCAAAAGTGGGCCCTGATGCATTTATGCTGCCTGTAGGGACCAGTGTGACATCTGGCAAGAATAATTTGTCAACAAATGTGGTGGTGGTATCTAATTTGAGTCATAGAAATGCAGTACAATGAGCATTTGGTCTCAGGAGAGTATATGTGTGGATGATCAAATTAGTGAAAACCACCCAAATCTTCCCTCAACAGAGTGGGAAAATCCCTTCAgatgggccaaaaaaaaaaaatatggggccAAACAAGGGCTGAAGTAAAAGCAAAGGCGATGGCAAAGTAAGGAGGAAAATCCATAGAGACAAGTGTGTGAAAAAGAGCAAGACAGTGCAGTGGCCTTGATGgagtgggggccggggggggggggtgtcacagaATACCCAAGggtatttttttctcaacaaagAAGTTGTGGGCTTGATGGTGTATGAGCAGATCCATGGCATGTGATGTTCCCAGGGCCTCAGAAGGGCTCAGGCAAAGCCTCTGGCAGGGGGATGTGACTTCTCAGAACATTTTCTTTGATGCGTGTTAAGTTCAGGCAGTCATATGCTTTCTATAAACCTCCACTTGAGCAGGactaaatttttattgtatgtgTATCTTCATGCATTTGTGAAGTATCtaacaatggaaaataaatcaCTTTGCAGTCTCTTTCCACAACAGATTAGGATAAACATTTAAGTCAATCTGGGGGATAGCCACATATTGTAAGAGTCTATAAATCCTGGGCTACTTGCCAAAATGGTTAATTCTACACAAAGGAATAGGAGGCCCAGAGCAACACCGATGAGGGGCTCACCCCTTGGGGATCTGAAGCCGCACTTCCCAGAATCAGTAAGGCCAGCTCTTTCActcatttgctgtgtgacctccaCCTCTGTGTTCACCTGTAAGATGAAGGAAATAACCGTACCTGCTTCATTAGGTTGTAATGAAATGAGATGAGTCAATTGGTGTGAAGAGCCTAGAATGGTGACTGGCATATCAGTGCCATAGTATAGCATTACTTCATTTTCACGGACCCGATGGCACAGTAGTATCTACCCATTTATACAGTTGCATAAATTGTATAGATAATGTTGTAAGTGTGTGAGTCCACATGCCAGCAGACTAGGGCTGAGTTCAGATGGACCTTGGATGAACACACAAGTACATGCTACTCAAGGAACTAGACTTCTGAGGATAACTCCTGAGTTTAACACATGACCCAGGAGGGGCCACACATTTAATGTTCCAGTGCAGGACAACAGAATGAAGCCTGGACGTCACAATGATTGTGAACCCAGGCCTCCCAGCCATTCTTCTCCATAGACAATGCAACGTGttgcttgctttaaaaatataattcatgtgAAAGTGATTAGAAAAGTAtcaagtaaaatacaaaaataaagtaatgttGCCATCCTTGTTCTTCTGATTGCCCAGCAGCCTTGGAAGAGCAATTGATCCATTGTCCCAAACTCCGGGACAATTTCATCACCTCTCTGTGTAGCCTTAGACATGTCACctccccactctgggcctcagattCTTAATCTTTAAGTGTAAGGTCTCCAGCCTGAAAATCAATGAGTCTTTGATCTCTGGGTCCCAGGCAATGTCTGTATCAGAAGGTCTCTTGAATTTCCTTGACATGCTGCCCTCCTAGTCTTGTTTAGTCTGAGGAACCTGGGGATTCCAGAACCAAAGGAGCCTATAAGACCTCACACTCGATAGCTGAGGCCCAAGATACATGCAGAGAGGTAGAGGGGATACCAGTGGAAGAAGGGCCACTCTGTATAAGCAACCAACAGCCCTGGCTGTAAATTGAGCTCAAGATGGCAGTAGGGACCCCATCcaattttccaaacaccattgCCGAGGAGCATGCAAGACTCCTTTTCCACTGCAAAGAACAGGAACATGCAAGAAAGGAGACTTGGGAATATTTGATTGAGGGACAAAAAGCAGAGATGAGGCTGATGAGGGAAAGGAAGGTAGAAACAGAGGGAACCAGCAAATGGTGCCCCACTGCAAAGCTCGGTGAGTCTTCATTGGGCACAGGAGTGGGCACAGGATGTGAAGAGGGAGGAGATGGAGCAGGGAAGAGAATGTGAAGACAGgggtgagaggggaggaggaCTGCTGACCTCTTACCCTAGGGGAGGTCCAAGCGCCCTATGAGAGGCAGCAAGGCTTAGACATTTCATCTTGTGCTTGAGCTTTAGTAAGTATTGAAAATGTCAAGTTGTGTTCATAGAAAGTCAGATCAGCTGTCCTTTGAGGAGTATGTGTTCAACACTTATCAGGTGAGCTGCAGGGAGAAAATATTGAGAATTGCTCTGGTAGCATCACCAACACCTACCCAGAACCCTGAAtccacatttcattcatttatccaacaatTTCTGAGCACCGACTACATGCCAGGTCTGATACACTATTAATTCTTATACCCTAAGCCCTATGTAGTAGTACAAGATTTAGTACTTACTTAAACGCATGcatctattttgtttattgggTTTCAATACCATTTCCGTGAACTCCAGAAATCTtccattcccttccttttcctaagCCTAAAAAATGTGATGTCGTTAATAATCATAGAACATCCCCGCTGCATTTCTCCTGaattgtctgtttttctctcttcagcTGCTAATAGTGGCATGTCCACACCCAAAGCTGGAAGAGGAATAAGTTACAAGTGGACAAGCCTGCATCCTCTTGAACCCAGGACTCGCTAGTGAGCTGAGAGTTTCCCCAGTCTAGCCAAGCACCATGGAGAAAATTAGCTCCTTCTTCAATATCATTTGGGACACCATCTTGACCAAACACCAAGAGGGCCTCTTCAACACCATCTGCCTGGGCATCCTCTTGGGGCTGCCACTACTAGTGGTCATCACGTTCCTCTTCATCTGTTGCCATTGCTGCTGGAGCCGGCCAGGCAAGAGTGGCCAACAGCCGCAGCAAAAtaaggggaagaagaggaggaagaagaagaagaaggctgaAGAAGATCTCTGGATCTCTGCACAGCCCAAGCTTCTCCAGATGGAAAAGAGGCCATCACTACCTGTCTAGTTAGGCAGGAAGCAGAGGCGTCCTCCCTCAGGGGCTAAGCCACCTTCCAACTATACACAGAGGAACTAACCAAGGAACAAATCTCAGGCTAAATGCCCCCACGGAGGACAGCCCAGGAAGAACATGGACAATTCTTGGGTACTGTCATGGCAGCTATGTGTCCAATAGCAATGCTCTTTGCCACAGACTCAGGCATGTTTTCTACCTATCTCTAGCAAGCTCCCTATGCAAAAGCACAAGGAACAGTTGTCCATATATCTTGACATGTcttccaaatacacacacatgcacaccatgCACGCATAagcacccacatacacacacgcatgcaAAATCAGGCAACAGGTACctaagcaaatatattttgttcattaaatGGTCATTGAATATCTACTTTGTGCCAGTACATTATATGCACTCCCCAAAAACGTCTCCATGTCTCCAGGAAGGCCTGGCCACATTCAGGCGCATATGCACAATTATATAATCAGGCAAGGTACCTATGCACTGTCTACCATATACCACTCAGGTTAGAGATACGTGCTTTCCTGTTCCTATTCCTACATAACCTTTTACTGGAAATCCTCATATTTGGACATTCCAGCAACCTGGTACAGTTCCCATCCTGGTATATTGATACAGCCACATCTGTATTTCTCATCTGGGAATTCCTGTGTTTCTCATCTGGGAGGAAAAGTTTTAAGTGAGAACCATCAAAATTCATCAAAAGCTATTATCTTGCAGCTCATGACAAGATCCCCATTTCCACTGATAAGTATCTAATGTTGTCTAAGACCTCTCTTTGAGATGCTACCCCCACCCCAGAACCACTCAACAAGGTGCCCTTCTCCAAGCACAAACAGCTGTTGGTTGTGACTTCTAGAATGTTCTGGAAACCAGGCATACTCTATTCACTTTGGCAAAACAGTTGGACCTGTGCAATGtatgttttacagatgggaaaaggaTGCTACACCTGAGCTAGGGATCTCCTATGTAACCAAAAAAGCTTTTCACTGTGGAAGGAATTAAGGCAATTTCTCGAATAGTCTCACAGAAGGTACACTGGAAACACTTTTGTAAGGTTGCAATGGATGCATGGTATGTTGCAGATGGGTTGCAGAAGCTATGGAGTTTAAATGAAAGTAGAGTGAAGCTATATAGAAGTTAATTCATATTTATCTTGAAGCTCAGGCAagtgccttgcacacagtaggtactcagaaCTGTCTGTGGATGCTGTTGGATAGGCAATGATGTCAACGGTAAACGTGTAATACCTCGCCAATCCCCCCAAGTGCCCTTCTTTTCTGAGCCCACTAATTGCTGCAGTGGATGGAAGGTGGGTATTGAATGCTACCCAGAGGCTGCGTGCAGAAGCAACAGTCAGGTTGGCGCGGGGGCCCTGAGATCCATGATGACAGGTACACTAGGTCTGCAGGGAGTTGAGGAGAGTGTCTCCCCAGTAGGCTGAGGTGGGGAGGCCAAGTTAATCCACTTATATGATGAATTGGTTGGTATTTTGATTGTATTGTGACCATATTACAAAGATGGAGAATTCCTAAATTGGGAGCAGATTGTGCCCTGaaaggtcatttgcaaatctgcTGGGTAACTCTCTGGAAATATTTCCCCACGAAAGCTGTTCTAGGTGGCAGTAAAATTGCAATTTAATTAACAGTGTAGCTAAACTTTGATAGCTATAGtagcaaaaaatgaaattctgcaAGATTGTGTCCATGGAAAAATGTTCTCTGCTCACTGGGCTGCCTGGTGCTCACCTGCCCTCCAGGTATGCTCTAAGCCTGAGGAGGGCAGCTGTCTGGTAATGACTGCAGCACCAAGGTTTTCTAACAGGTGACCCTGTGAGTCATAATTCAGGCCTTCACATATTTTAGAACGAGTCACATCTACCTTCTCACATCAAGTGGCCCCAAGTGCCCTGGGCACTCAGACTCCCTACTTGTAAACCCCTTTAACCAGAGAAAGAAGCACTTTCTGATTCTCTGTCCCCTTGTACGTGGACAGCCTGTCATGGAGCATCTAGCCATCCCCTTCCCATCACAGGATGACTGCTCATCACCCACACCACATGCACGTgcctccccacacctgcctctgcctgctgagATGAGCTGCCCCTCCAGTCTCCAACTCTCAAGCCCCCTCAAATGGATGAGTTGAGGGAGACGCAGAGCTGATGGCTGAGACTGGGTGTCAGATGTGATCTAGGAGAGAGGATCACTCCGATTGGGGACCACACAAGTAACATGGTTGCCATGGCAACCGGCTGCTAGTTTGAATTAAGACGGCAGTCAGTTGTCATTGCCATGACAAGACCTCCGTCTCCAAGTGCCTTGCCCTGCTGTCTCCTAATCAAATGGATTTGAACTACCTCCAGGCATGAAACACCCAGAAACTCACTTCTCCATTGCTTCCACGGTCTAGGACTCAGGAGACCCAGATGCTGAGTGAAGCTTATGTTTTCTCTGCCCCAACCTCCTCCACCAGGGTTTCCCCAACACTGCCCAGTGTGCCGTTGGCCCCCAAActtatgttgaataaatgagtccATGAAAGGACCCCAAGGCCATCATTTGGATCTATTCCCTGTTCTTCCCACTCATCCTTGTCTTTCtcccccatgttttctttttattcctgctTGTCCCCACAGCCCCATCCCAGGGCCAGccctttctttattcctcttcaCTATTACTCCttctccccagcctctgccccagaACTGCCACTGGCAGCCAGGGGTGCCTCAGGACCGGAGCCTGCTTGGCCCATCTTGCAGAGTTTAAGCTAATGGAGGACAAAAAGAACGATAAAGAAGAGGCTTCCTAAACCAGCCTAGGCTTGGGGAGGAACCCCCAGGCCAAGATCTGAACAGATCCAGTCAAGCTCAGCCACCATTAGAGGAGGacttctccccactgctcattgtatttgcttttttagttcttggggaaaggaggtgggggtggggtggggtatgTAGAAAAGAGGCAGTCATCTTTTCTAGAAGAGTATAAATGGTCCATGCTGTATAGtatttgtcagtatttttttttctggaagattcaaacacatgcaaaagaaaaatctatttaaataaaatactttgaaaataaaaagccatgcCTGGCATCTTTAACTGCTGTCATCAGTTACTTTCTTGACATCAAATATTGCCCTCTCTCAGACATCAGTCAGAAATGACAGAGGCAGCAACTCCCGTTAGGTCACAAAAGACCCAACTGTCCCTGGGCACTGCCTTCCCCCTGACACAGCTCTAGACCAAAGGACCAGAAGAACCAGGACCAGGCTCTCACTGCCTGCAGAGCAGACACCTTAGAGACCAGACCTGCTCAGAGGTGCCAGCTGCAGGAGAAACACTGATGCTCTCTGGCAACTCTCAGCATTCCCTTTAATGAGGTCAATCAATGTCTTCttaaaggagaaaggggaaaatagcaaaaaaataagcGAAAAATAGACCTCTAAGTTAAATCCAATGTTGGGAAGGGGAGAAATCAAGTCTCTATAGAGACTGCTGGggagatagatacatacatagttagatacatagatacatagatagatagatagatagatagatagatagatagatgatagattgatagatgattgatagatagatgatagatgattgatagatgatagatagatgatagatgattgatagatgatagatagatgatagatagatagatgatagatagatgatagatgatagatgattgatagatgatagatagatgatagatgatagatagatgatagatgattgatagatagatgatagatagatgatagatagatgatagatagatgatagatgattgatagatagatgatagatagatagatagatagatgatagatagatagctaTATACATTCACAGTTAGATACATAGGTACTTAGATGCACACATACTTAGATAGATAGGTAGCCAGACAGGAAGACACAGGTATGTATgcataaatgcatatttttttcagGTGGACCACAGCTTCGCAGTGGTTGTGAAATGGAATGATTTAGATGCTCCAGAGCCCTCCCTTGATGACGCTAAGCTGGCCATTAAGCAGAAGCCCTGTAGACAGTGCCGTCCAATAGAAGGAGATAAGATGGAATTGTTCTCTGTCTCTACATTGTCCACAgtagctatttaaattaattaaaattaaataaaattaaaggttcAGTAGCTGAGTTACACCAGCCATAGTTCAAGTGCTCCACAGCTGCATGTGGCTAGCAGCTACTCTCCTGGAGAGCATGGAACTAGCGACTTGTGTGGGGAGTGGTTGAACAGGCTGTAAAATACTGTGCTTACTACATATTGACTAGGGCTTAGGAAAACAGGCCTACAGCACCAGCTCctcctttgccttttttcccccaatgcaGGCTGACATTTCTTTAGTTCTAGTTGACTCCTGGGCTCCCTTCCCCACTGCCACTCACTCCATGACAGCACAAGGAGAGAGTCTTTGTTCGGCTCTCCGTTCATTCCTCCAGGACTTCCAAAACTTTCCAGTAGAGAGCAGGGACTGTTGTCCAGAAACCAGAGGCAGGGAGCAGCTGCTGCACACCTGAGGGGATGCCAGAGCTAAATGTCACCAGCTCCACCTGCCCAGGCTCAGCCCTGCCCATAGCAGTGTGCATGGAGATCTGGACAATGCTTTGAGCATTCTCAACTCACCAGAACAGTCTGCGCTGGCCCCTTGCCCTTTGAATTTAGTATTTTCCCAAATTCAAAATCACAGGATTATAggtctagaaagaaaaaaaagagtccctTCAACAGAGCTGTCTGTCCCTGTCATGCGTTCAAAGGGATGTTTTCAAATACCTGTGATCTTTCATGCGGGAATGGCCAAGCATGAATGTATCTAACTCCCTGATTgaaattacttatttaattaacattttttactctttactatgtgccaagcacactAGGTGCCAGTGACA carries:
- the KIAA0040 gene encoding uncharacterized protein KIAA0040 homolog, whose translation is MEKISSFFNIIWDTILTKHQEGLFNTICLGILLGLPLLVVITFLFICCHCCWSRPGKSGQQPQQNKGKKRRKKKKKAEEDLWISAQPKLLQMEKRPSLPV